A genomic region of Fusarium falciforme chromosome 4, complete sequence contains the following coding sequences:
- a CDS encoding RRM domain-containing protein, with product MSPEKTVLVDVLPGDQTGIYYIPICNLPFNVLFRRLKSWIRKGASCEVDHVEIFFNSTSGWVRLQGKDNFEKAWKLLSSGRAFDGRSIIADDKNRTQTITIKKKVVQPNIQQQEQQQEQQQEQQQQQQQQQQNLPPPVVAYSQTPGNRPAAQGQQAATSSTTSPQYSSTSGQYYAAGYNQAGGPSYSDQSMPTQGYPLQPPATTDPWEYYNYSAANAGPSSGVGYSPGYQYDGTQFALPYRGQQEAAYYAGAGAGAGAGGSVPGQEPAYQTETEFVTTEARKLHVSPFPQKESRKDVERWIRQRIYEKQTIKSIDIPMNGTNKYLRGHVFVIFDSTSSATKAMEQLNKASYQGRKIVARPTAEGVAVDEQPPALSRANEASIPTGPRNDRHRGDKPQRPRHREPDRKRPSSDKKSSSSAKKSSKTSSMKALPDKDKKGSSSIKDAGPPLVVNGSSRRHDKR from the exons ATGTCCCCCGAAAAGACTGTCCTAGTGGATGTCCTGCCGGGCGATCAGACAGGCATCTACTACATCCCCATCTGTAAT CTACCTTTCAATGTACTTTTTCGGCGACTCAAGAGTTGGATACGCAAAGGAGCCTCGTGCGAGGTCGACCATGTCGAAATCTTTTTCAACAGCACTTCGGGATGGGTCCGCCTTCAGGGCAAGGACAATTTCGAGAAAGCATGGA AGCTCCTTAGCAGCGGACGTGCCTTTGATGGACGTTCAATCATAGCTGATGACAAGAACCGAACCCAAACAAtcaccatcaagaagaaggttgtTCAGCCAAATATTCAGCAGCAAGAACAACAGCAAGAACAACAACaggagcaacagcagcagcagcagcagcagcaacagaaTCTGCCTCCGCCGGTGGTGGCTTATTCGCAAACCCCAGGTAATCGCCCTGCtgctcaaggccaacaagCCGCTACATCGTCAACTACGTCTCCCCAGTATTCTTCGACATCTGGGCAG TACTACGCGGCTGGCTACAACCAGGCTGGAGGCCCGAGTTACTCGGACCAATCTATGCCGACGCAAGGCTACCCTCTCCAGCCGCCAGCAACGACAGACCCGTGGGAGTATTACAACTACAGCGCGGCCAATGCTGGTCCTTCGTCTGGCGTTGGATACTCTCCCGGCTACCAATATGACGGCACCCAGTTTGCCCTGCCCTACCGCGGCCAACAAGAGGCGGCGTACTATGCCGGGGCCGGGGCCGGGGCTGGAGCCGGGGGGAGTGTCCCAGGACAGGAGCCAGCGTACCAGACAGAGACAGAATTTGTCACGACCGAGGCCCGGAAGCTACATGTGTCGCCGTTCCCTCAGAAAGAGTCCCGTAAAGACGTCGAGAGGTGGATCCGACAAAGGATCTATGAAAAGCAGACGATCAAGAGCATCGACATTCCCATGAACGGGACCAACAAATACCTCCGAGGCCACGTCTTTGTCATTTTCGACAGCACCTCGTCAGCAACTAAAGCTATGGAACAGCTAAACAAGGCAAGCTACCAAGGACGCAAAATCGTAGCGCGGCCCACAGCGGAGGGCGTCGCGGTGGATGAGCAGCCCCCCGCGCTATCCCGAGCGAACGAGGCCAGCATCCCAACGGGACCCCGAAACGATCGTCATAGGGGAGACAAGCCGCAGAGGCCAAGGCACAGAGAGCCCGACAGGAAGCGGCCATCGTCTGACAAGAAGTCGTCTTCGTCTGCTAAGAAGAGTTCTAAGACGTCTTCTATGAAGGCATTGccggacaaggacaagaagggtAGCAGCAGCATTAAGGATGCGGGCCCTCCCCTCGTGGTTAACGGCAGCTCCCGTAGGCATGACAagcgttga
- a CDS encoding Radical SAM core domain-containing protein, which produces MLPLCSLGASAPARFSRATPTSLLRCLGATAQIRVLPPTSRTVATAAASAASQERLPETPSSTPNPELLQPRRRRISEARPFSDFLTDTFHRQHDYLRISVTERCNLRCVYCMPEEGVPLSPNRELLTTPEIVLLSSVFVSQGVTKIRLTGGEPTVRRDILPLMRQIGELRRHGLKEICITTNGISLYRKLDSMIESGLTGVNLSLDTLDPWQFQIMTRRKGFDAVQKSIDRILELNKLGAGIKLKINCVVMRGINDREVLPFVDLTEEKDIEVRFIEYMPFDGNKWSKNKMFSYSEMLDLIRTKYPTLQKVQDHRNDTSKTWHIPGFAGRIGFITSMTHNFCGTCNRLRITGDGNLKVCLFGNAEVSLRDILRKSNGGEPIDEQAFEAMKQIEMDRRRDLAASNQTPLGLAPNEMELLEVIGAAVKRKKAKHAGIGELEHMKNRPMILIDAMKPSLSRTMPPRIQSLLRDGIFTPRGPSTVHQRRLFSQTRHVQKDEDDPPRPKLTHVSDSGAARMVSISDKSVTSRIAKAVCTVRFSTKTAVSLIRDNQMRKGDVLGVARVAGIMASKRTPDLIPLCHPIALSKAVVDLDVRGDDRVEIAATVTCEGRTGVEMEALTAASTAALTVYDMCKAVDKGMVIEGLRVVLKDGGKSGRWEME; this is translated from the exons ATGCTACCTCTCTGCAGCTTGGGCGCCAGCGCGCCAGCTCGATTCTCACGTGCTACCCCGACTTCCTTGTTGAGATGCCTGGGGGCGACAGCTCAAATACGCGTCCTCCCTCCCACCTCGAGGACCGTGGCCACTGCGGCAGCGTCGGCAGCATCGCAGGAGAGGCTCCCTGAAACACCCTCTTCGACACCAAATCCGGAGCTCTTGCAACCCCGGCGTCGCCGCATCAGCGAGGCAAGGCCCTTCTCCGACTTCCTGACCGACACCTTCCACCGGCAGCATGACTACCTCCGCATATCCGTTACGGAGCGATGTAATCTGCGATGCGTCTACTGCATGCCCGAGGAAGGCGTGCCGCTCTCGCCGAACCGGGAGCTTCTGACCACGCCCGAGATCGTTCTCCTATCGTCCGTCTTTGTATCCCAGGGGGTCACAAAGATCCGCCTGACGGGAGGAGAGCCGACGGTCCGGCGAGATATCCTACCTCTGATGCGCCAGATCGGAGAGCTGCGACGGCACGGACTCAAGGAAATCTGCATCACGACCAACGGCATCTCGCTGTATCGAAAGCTCGATAGCATGATCGAGAGCGGGCTGACTGGTGTCAACCTCAGCCTCGACACTCTCGACCCTTGGCAGTTCCAGATCATGACACGGAGGAAGGGCTTCGACGCGGTGCAGAAGAGCATTGACCGTATCCTGgagctcaacaagctcgGTGCAGGTATCAAGCTCAAGATCAACTGCGTCGTTATGAGAGGCATCAACGACAGGGAGGTGCTCCCCTTTGTGGACTtgaccgaggagaaggacattGAAGTCCGCTTTATCGAGTACATGCCGTTTGACGGCAACAAATGGAGCAAGAACAAGATGTTTAGCTACTCGGAGATGCTTGATCTTATCAGGACAAAGTATCCAACCTTGCAAAAGGTCCAAGACCACAGGAACGACACGAGCAAGACATGGCATATACCCGGGTTCGCTGGCCGCATCGGTTTCATCACAAGCATGACGCACAACTTTTGCGGGACTTGCAACCGACTGCGCATCACGGGCGACGGCAACCTGAAGGTCTGTCTGTTTGGCAACGCCGAGGTGTCGCTGCGGGACATACTCCGCAAGTCCAACGGCGGCGAGCCCATCGACGAGCAGGCGTTTGAAGCCATGAAGCAGATCGAGATGGACCGCCGGAGGGACCTGGCGGCGTCGAACCAGACACCCCTCGGTCTGGCGCCCAACGAGATGGAGCTGCTCGAGGTCATTGGCGCTGCCgtcaagaggaagaaggccaagcacGCGGGAATCGGTGAGCTGGAGCACATGAAGAACAGGCCCATGATCTTGATAG ATGCCATGAAGCCTTCTCTATCTCGCACCATGCCGCCTCGGATTCAATCCCTGCTACGTGATGGCATATTCACCCCCAGGGGCCCCTCGACAGTTCACCAACGACGACTCTTTTCCCAGACTCGTCATGTTcagaaggacgaggacgatccCCCAAGGCCGAAGCTGACCCACGTTTCCGACTCGGGAGCAGCGCGGATGGTGTCGATATCAGACAAGAGCGTGACATCACGCATCGCCAAAGCCGTCTGCACTGTCCGATTCTCAACCAAGACGGCTGTCTCCCTCATCAGGGACAACCAGATGCGCAAGGGGGACGTCCTCGGAGTGGCGCGTGTCGCGGGCATCATGGCCTCGAAGCGGACGCCCGATCTGATCCCTCTGTGCCACCCGATCGCCCTCTCCAAGGCCGTCGTTGATCTCGACGTCAGGGGTGACGACAGGGTCGAGATCGCTGCCACGGTCACGTGCGAGGGAAGGACCGGCGTGGAGATGGAGGCCCTGACGGCGGCGTCTACGGCGGCCTTGACCGTTTATGATATGTGCAAGGCGGTCGACAAGGGCATGGTGATTGAGGGGCTGAGGGTTGTGCTCAAGGACGGCGGGAAGAGCGGGAGGTGGGAGATGGAGTGA